From a region of the Paenibacillus lutimineralis genome:
- a CDS encoding DUF4272 domain-containing protein, whose amino-acid sequence MQYFSIFASKNDIDDLESMIASVFARSYKIGKSGSDYILQSNSLFKKQKLTIRVLTEDGNPDYFEANIPGMMGFYDRIPFADEHLKELVLTQISVFNTLLAIEAEKELSEGQWQLCLELMSALGGIGFLQDGTLLDSDGRAIVHPDGSSGPAEFTPHACTNKIMGPQKTSEEGVGRKQASISYIRDRGIPYLESMPELPPAAECKWKTPEEIASRAVALLIVIQYACDVAQGEDLGESRDFIINLLQKFGVEEQLTNKERELLQDENPTNRAAINITWQYEAYWALIWALGLVEKLDFPDQVCDCDYAIKVVSECDSFDDFYRKTSMRSQEEILDEADRIYRLHWACVDSRIHGQELPAGMNESIVMERRRGLFWMIGRFDEGWDDISMDT is encoded by the coding sequence TTGCAATATTTCTCCATATTTGCTTCTAAGAATGATATTGATGATCTAGAGAGCATGATAGCGAGCGTGTTCGCGAGAAGCTATAAGATCGGGAAGAGCGGAAGCGATTATATCCTGCAGTCCAATTCCCTGTTCAAGAAGCAGAAGCTGACAATCCGGGTCTTGACCGAGGATGGGAACCCTGATTATTTCGAAGCGAATATTCCGGGAATGATGGGCTTTTACGACCGTATCCCTTTTGCTGATGAGCATCTGAAGGAATTGGTACTTACGCAAATTTCCGTCTTTAACACATTGCTTGCGATCGAAGCGGAGAAGGAACTGAGCGAAGGACAATGGCAGCTATGTCTCGAACTGATGTCTGCACTTGGAGGCATCGGATTTCTGCAGGATGGTACCCTGCTTGACAGTGACGGACGAGCGATCGTTCATCCGGACGGCAGCTCCGGTCCAGCTGAGTTCACACCTCATGCGTGCACGAATAAAATTATGGGTCCACAGAAGACATCAGAGGAAGGCGTGGGGAGAAAGCAAGCGTCTATCTCCTACATACGGGATCGTGGTATACCTTATCTGGAATCGATGCCTGAGCTTCCACCCGCGGCAGAATGCAAGTGGAAGACGCCAGAGGAAATTGCCAGCAGGGCTGTGGCCCTGCTGATCGTTATTCAGTATGCTTGCGATGTTGCCCAAGGAGAAGATCTTGGGGAATCCAGGGACTTCATCATCAATTTATTGCAGAAATTTGGTGTGGAGGAGCAGCTGACCAATAAGGAAAGAGAGCTTCTGCAGGACGAGAATCCGACGAATCGGGCAGCCATCAATATAACTTGGCAATACGAAGCTTATTGGGCGTTGATCTGGGCGCTCGGGCTCGTAGAGAAGCTCGATTTTCCCGATCAGGTTTGCGACTGTGACTATGCCATTAAAGTCGTCTCGGAATGCGATTCCTTCGATGATTTCTATCGGAAAACTTCGATGCGCAGTCAAGAGGAAATTCTGGACGAAGCCGACAGAATCTACCGGCTGCACTGGGCGTGCGTGGACAGTCGGATCCATGGTCAGGAATTACCAGCGGGTATGAATGAGAGCATCGTCATGGAGAGGCGCCGTGGTCTGTTCTGGATGATCGGACGCTTTGATGAAGGCTGGGACGATATATCGATGGACACATAG